The Aureimonas populi genome includes the window GCGGCGGGGGGCAGCTCCACCAGCGCGAGCAGCTCGCGCGCCCGGCCTTCCGCGACATGGCGCGGCACGCCCTGCACGATGGGCCCCTGCGCGATCAGGTCGAGAACCTTGCGGCGCGGGTTGAGGGAGGCCATCGGGTCCTGGAACACCATCTGGATGTCCTTGCGCAGCGCGCGCATCTCGCGCCTCGATGCGGCGATGAGGTCGCGCCCGTCGATGTGCACCTGCCCCCCGTCGGCCTCCAGCAGGCGCGTGACGAGCCGGGATACGGTGGTCTTTCCCGATCCGCTCTCGCCCACCACGCCGAGCGTCTCGCCCCGCCGCAGTTCGAAGGACAGGTCCTTGACCGCCGTCACGGCGCCGCGCCGGCCGCCCAGGAAGCCGCCGCGCGCGGCGAAGGTCTTGCGCAGATGCCGCGCCTCCAGCACGACCGGCCCGTCGCCGGGCGCCCGCGCCGGGGGCGGGGTCAGCGCCGGGACGGCGGCGATGAGCTTTCTCGTATAGGGGTGCTGCGGGTTGCGCAGCACCTCCGCCGCCGGCCCCTGTTCCACCATCTCGCCCAGCCGCAGCACCGCGATGCGGTCGGCGATCTCGGCCACCACCCCGAAATCGTGGGTGATGAAGAGGATGCCCGCCCCGTGCGAGGCCTGGAGGTCCTTGATCAGCTTCAGGATCTGTTTCTGCGTGGTCACGTCCAGCGCCGTCGTCGGCTCGTCGGCGATGATCAGCCGGGGCTGGAGCACCAGCGCCATGGCGATCATGACGCGCTGGCGCTGGCCGCCCGATATCTGGTGCGGATAGGCGTTATAGGCCGAGGCGGGGTCGGGTATGTGCACGTCGGCGAGGATGGAGAGCACCCGCGCCCTGCGCTCGGCGCGGTTCAGCCCCGTGTGGAGGCGCAGCACCTCGTCGATCTGCCAGCCGACGGTCTTCTGCGGGTTCAGCGCCGTCATCGGCTCCTGGAAGATCATGCCGATCTTGTCGCCCCGAAGGGCGCGCATACGGCCGGGCGACAAGGCGAGGAGGTCCTCGCCGTCGAGCCGGATCGTCCCTTCGCGAACGCGCACATGCGGCTCGGGCAGGAGGCGCATCACCGCGTTGGCAGCCAGCGACTTGCCCGAGCCGCTCTCGCCCACCAGGCAGACGATCTCGCCCTCGCGCACCCGCAGGTCGAAACCCCACAGGGCGTCCGGCCGGTCGGAGCCGGCGGGCAGCGAGATGCGCAGGCCCTCGATCTCCAGAATGGTCTTTTGCTCGCCGTTCATCGCTTCTGCCTCGGATTCAGCGCGTCGTTGAGGCCCTCGCCCATGAGGCTGAAGGAGAGCACGGTGAAGAGGATCGCAAGGCCCGGAAACACCGCGCAGTACCAGGCGGTGCGCAGGACCGAGCGGCCCTGCCCGATCATGTTGCCCCAGCTCGCATAGTTCGGGTCGCCGAGCGAGAGGAATGCGAGCGCGCTCTCCATCAGGATCGAGGTGGCCATGACGACGGAGGCGAAGACGATGACCGGCGGCAGCGCGTTGGGCAGGATTTCCCGGAAGATGATCGACAGGTCGCCCACGCCCAGATTGCGCGCCGCGTCGACGAACTCGCGCCGGCGCAGGGACATGAACTCGGCGCGCACCATGCGGGCGGGCGCCGTCCACGAGACGATGCCGATGGCCACGACGATGTTGCCGATGCTGGAGCCGAAGATGGCCACGAGCGTGAGGAGAAGCACGAAGCTCGGAATGGTCTGGAACGCCTCGGTCACGCGCATCAGCGCGCCGTCCACCCAGCCGCCGAAATAGCCCGCCAGGGCGCCGATGACGACGCCGAGCGCGATCGAGATCAAGGTGGCGACGACCCCGATCATCAGCGAGATGCGCGCGCCGTGGACGATGCCCGACAGGATGTCGCGTCCGAGCTGGTCGGTGCCCAGCGGCGTGGCCGCCTCCGTGAAGGGCGCGGTCAGCGGCCGCCCGGCGAGGCGCATGGGGTCGCCGGGCGCCACGAGGTCGG containing:
- a CDS encoding ABC transporter ATP-binding protein — translated: MNGEQKTILEIEGLRISLPAGSDRPDALWGFDLRVREGEIVCLVGESGSGKSLAANAVMRLLPEPHVRVREGTIRLDGEDLLALSPGRMRALRGDKIGMIFQEPMTALNPQKTVGWQIDEVLRLHTGLNRAERRARVLSILADVHIPDPASAYNAYPHQISGGQRQRVMIAMALVLQPRLIIADEPTTALDVTTQKQILKLIKDLQASHGAGILFITHDFGVVAEIADRIAVLRLGEMVEQGPAAEVLRNPQHPYTRKLIAAVPALTPPPARAPGDGPVVLEARHLRKTFAARGGFLGGRRGAVTAVKDLSFELRRGETLGVVGESGSGKTTVSRLVTRLLEADGGQVHIDGRDLIAASRREMRALRKDIQMVFQDPMASLNPRRKVLDLIAQGPIVQGVPRHVAEGRARELLALVELPPAAADRYPHEFSGGQRQRIGIARALAMEPRVIVADEPVSALDVSVQAQVLKLLAGLRERLQLSLLFVTHDLRVAAQLCDRVIVMSKGEIVETGPTASVFADPVHPYTRSLLASIPGRSWEPPVSNAA
- a CDS encoding ABC transporter permease, whose protein sequence is MTVIDTPLAPSAPARGLVLWRRFRRNRAALLGLVLFAIVVAMALLADLVAPGDPMRLAGRPLTAPFTEAATPLGTDQLGRDILSGIVHGARISLMIGVVATLISIALGVVIGALAGYFGGWVDGALMRVTEAFQTIPSFVLLLTLVAIFGSSIGNIVVAIGIVSWTAPARMVRAEFMSLRRREFVDAARNLGVGDLSIIFREILPNALPPVIVFASVVMATSILMESALAFLSLGDPNYASWGNMIGQGRSVLRTAWYCAVFPGLAILFTVLSFSLMGEGLNDALNPRQKR